Proteins co-encoded in one Microbacterium hydrocarbonoxydans genomic window:
- a CDS encoding aminotransferase class I/II-fold pyridoxal phosphate-dependent enzyme, translated as MTDHRSHADPHPFDSRTRFDLDRPESRKWSLHPGHIGAWVAEMDFGVAPAIAEALHRAIDEENLGYLSPPLAARLGDATAEWMRDEYGWTIDPERVHPVSDVMAALRVAVEEYAPAGSPVIVPTPAYMPFLTYLPAIGHPVIEIPGVDVDGRWHHDLQRIDEAFAAGARTLVLCNPHNPTGTVVDRSELEALAEIVERHGGRVFADEIHAPLRFDGRPFIPYASVSEATAAHTITGTSASKAWNIPGLKTAQLITSNDADQELYRRFGFSVQHGAATLGVVASTAAYREGRPWLDGVLAYLSESRHLLGDLVVEHLPGSVYREPEATYIGWIDATALEIDGPPAAFFREHAGVVLTEGALLGRGYEDFVRVVFATPRPILREAFAAMGEAVRAR; from the coding sequence ATGACCGACCATCGCTCGCACGCCGACCCGCATCCGTTCGACTCCCGCACGAGGTTCGACCTCGACCGCCCCGAGAGCCGCAAATGGAGCCTGCACCCCGGCCACATCGGCGCGTGGGTGGCGGAGATGGACTTCGGCGTCGCGCCGGCGATCGCAGAGGCGCTGCACCGTGCGATCGACGAGGAGAACCTCGGATACCTGTCACCCCCGCTCGCCGCCCGGCTCGGTGACGCGACGGCCGAGTGGATGCGCGACGAGTACGGCTGGACGATCGACCCCGAGCGCGTGCATCCCGTCTCGGATGTGATGGCGGCGCTGCGGGTGGCGGTCGAGGAGTACGCGCCGGCCGGATCGCCGGTGATCGTGCCGACTCCGGCGTACATGCCGTTTCTGACATATCTTCCTGCCATCGGGCATCCGGTGATCGAGATCCCAGGAGTCGATGTCGACGGGCGCTGGCATCACGACCTGCAGCGCATCGATGAGGCCTTCGCCGCAGGCGCCCGCACTCTCGTGCTCTGCAATCCGCACAACCCGACCGGCACGGTGGTCGATCGCTCGGAGCTCGAGGCGCTGGCCGAGATCGTCGAGCGACATGGCGGACGGGTGTTCGCCGACGAGATCCATGCGCCGCTGCGCTTCGACGGGCGGCCGTTCATCCCGTACGCCTCGGTGTCGGAGGCGACCGCCGCCCACACCATCACGGGCACGAGTGCGTCGAAGGCCTGGAACATCCCGGGCCTCAAGACCGCGCAGTTGATCACGTCGAACGACGCGGATCAGGAGCTCTATCGCCGCTTCGGCTTCTCGGTGCAGCACGGGGCCGCGACGCTCGGTGTGGTGGCGTCGACTGCGGCATATCGCGAGGGGAGGCCGTGGCTCGACGGCGTGCTGGCGTATCTCTCCGAGTCGCGACACCTGCTCGGCGACCTGGTCGTCGAGCACCTGCCCGGCTCGGTGTATCGCGAGCCGGAGGCGACCTACATCGGCTGGATCGACGCGACCGCGCTCGAGATCGACGGCCCGCCGGCGGCGTTCTTCCGCGAGCATGCCGGTGTCGTGCTGACCGAGGGTGCGCTGCTCGGGCGCGGGTACGAGGACTTCGTGCGAGTCGTCTTCGCGACGCCGCGGCCGATCCTGCGCGAGGCATTCGCCGCGATGGGTGAGGCGGTTCGCGCGCGCTGA
- a CDS encoding G5 domain-containing protein — translation MSQPPAAWHPDPENPNQLRWWDGQRWTAATAPSPAAAATSQRNQPHEPVASDAVKRRTGWRIAGVIAASLLVGGILARVAPVVMIFAIVAAIIVALFVLLVRPAPALGLRSRRSGLVALGVAALLVTGGGIASASTGSTTPTASEAQTFATLPTATATASPSPTPTPTPVPTTFQTATEEVLVPFESSTVDDPELAHGTTTLVSAGVDGVKVITYRVTVVDGVETAREVVSEVLQTAPVNEVTAVGSKVLAPAPVAPVAEPAPAPAPAPAPEVVPAPVPAAPVPAVPQGGGCDSNYADACVPVASDVDCAGGSGDGPGYVQGPVRIVGSDIYDLDRDGDGIACDK, via the coding sequence ATGTCTCAGCCGCCTGCCGCGTGGCATCCCGATCCCGAGAACCCGAACCAGCTGCGCTGGTGGGACGGGCAGCGGTGGACCGCAGCCACCGCACCGTCGCCCGCAGCGGCGGCCACCTCACAGCGCAACCAGCCGCACGAGCCCGTCGCATCGGATGCCGTCAAGCGTCGCACCGGATGGCGCATCGCCGGCGTCATCGCGGCGTCGCTCCTGGTCGGCGGCATCCTGGCGCGCGTCGCGCCGGTCGTCATGATCTTCGCGATCGTCGCAGCGATCATCGTGGCTCTTTTCGTGCTTCTGGTGCGCCCCGCGCCCGCTCTCGGACTGCGATCGCGGCGGTCGGGACTCGTCGCTCTCGGCGTCGCGGCGCTGCTCGTGACCGGCGGCGGCATCGCGAGCGCGAGCACCGGCTCGACGACCCCGACGGCATCCGAGGCTCAGACGTTCGCGACGCTGCCCACCGCCACCGCCACCGCTTCGCCGTCTCCGACGCCCACGCCGACCCCCGTGCCGACCACGTTCCAGACGGCGACCGAAGAGGTGCTCGTGCCGTTCGAATCGTCGACGGTCGACGACCCGGAACTCGCGCACGGCACGACCACGCTGGTCAGCGCCGGCGTCGACGGAGTGAAGGTCATCACCTACCGCGTGACCGTGGTCGACGGCGTCGAGACCGCGCGCGAGGTCGTCAGCGAGGTCCTGCAGACGGCACCCGTCAACGAGGTCACCGCGGTCGGCAGCAAGGTGCTCGCCCCTGCGCCCGTCGCGCCGGTCGCCGAACCCGCTCCCGCTCCCGCTCCGGCTCCGGCTCCGGAAGTCGTTCCTGCGCCGGTTCCGGCCGCTCCGGTTCCGGCGGTCCCGCAGGGCGGGGGATGCGACTCGAACTACGCGGATGCCTGCGTGCCGGTGGCGAGCGACGTGGACTGCGCAGGCGGCAGCGGTGACGGCCCCGGCTACGTGCAGGGCCCGGTGCGGATCGTCGGGTCCGACATCTACGACCTCGACCGCGACGGAGACGGCATCGCCTGCGACAAGTGA